The Plasmodium knowlesi strain H genome assembly, chromosome: 14 region AATGGAATAGTCGACATAGAAAGAGCAAAGAAACACAGAAACAACGtagatgaaaaaataaggaatcTCTTCTTAATGGTGGAAAgatggaagaagagaaaggatgaaaaaatgtgtacagatGCAAATGATAAATCATTATTGAACATAACGAATGAAATGACAAAACAGCTGATGAGTAAGTTGTATGAACTTAATGAGctaaacgaaaatgaaagaatgaTTCTGTTCACACAGTTGAAGGAATACTACCTTAGTGAGAACAACCTAATTTGCCATAGAGAAAACATCAAACTGGGAATgcgtaaaaatggaaagatggaaaatgtaaatgatGAACAGGGTAAAGAGAAGGGACAATTTCAAATTGAAGAGAAAAGCGAATCGTACTGTGCCGAAAATGCATCCAATGATATGTGGAATGTATACAAATTTAAAAGACCAAGAATTGATGCATGTTCGGCCGCATTCGCTGCTAATATGGAAAAGTCGACCCATTCAATCGGGATAGGATGTTATGACAAATTAGATAGAGATGGTTCCTCGGGTAAAACTTTGTATGTGCAAAGTTATCAACCTGACGGATATGGGGAATGTGATATCGACTTGGAATTAACAAATGAGGAGATATACGGGCAGACAAACGAGGAAGCGCAAGAAGAGACAGATGAGTCCACGTTGAATGATAATGGACCACATAATCAGATGAACACATACCATGGAAATAATGAAACCATGTTCCTTCGTGACGATACGGATGGGGAAATAACTTCCTGGGTCACTACGTCGGAGGGGGATGATGCTTCTTCTGCTCGAATCCTTAACCATCATATCTCTGCAATCTCAGACGATGTGCAAGAACATGGAGAGCACATAGATTGGAGCGGTGATGGACTTGTGGATAGTACGTAAAGTAGCGACACAGATGAACAGAAACCGGTGTGGAAGGATGCAAACTCTTTGGGGAATCATCCTGATTGCGTCAAATAATTTTGAGAAAATGAATCCTTTTAAAGGATCTGGAAAATAATATGAACTTCCCCCTGTGCTGTGGGAcccaatatatatatgtattttttttacatttttgtatcTGCTTGCGTTTAAGAACGGCAAGCTGTACACCCAGCCTCCGCCTGATTTTATCCTCTTATTTGTAATTTGCATGCACTATTTTACCGCGCATTGttatatatttccccccctttttttttttttttttgcaaaaataacatTACGTATTGCTGCTTTAAGCCCCTTCTCTACACATTTCTTTtgtgattaatttttttttttttttaactttttctcattttttatattttcaactTAGTATGTGTCCTCTTTTTATATCTTGaaagagaaataaatatattcaaaatgttaaaatggaaaaaatagaaaagttGAGTCATTTTTGAGAACGCACATTTTTTGTTGCGCTCTGTTTGAGGGCAGCCAACAAAAGGCACACCACATTTGAAAGAAAGAGTAGCCACGTGGTGGTAAGGGCGGGGTTACCCAACACCCGCATGAACGAATACGATGTTTGTTTGTATACGCTTTTATAGCAGGTGttttgtttcccttttttttttctcattctttcttctcacgcataatgacaaaaaaaaaaaaaaaaaaaaaaaaaaggcagacgTGCATCTGCCAAAAATATACACCCCTAGGATTTACCGTACGAAAGGAACTTATTCTTTTTCGAAACATAATCTATGATATGCGCAGATATATCACTTCCAGAATCGGAGTCGCTTTCGTTTTTCCGATCCATATAATCATTATTTATgatggcgttttttttttttttttttaattcgctCTTAACGTAAGTACTGAGGACATCTTTCATGCTGGTATTAAACCAACTAAAAATGGGGTGCTTATTCAAGTTTAGTGATTTACTTAAAGCGTCATGGATATTTTCCGTGCACTGCAGGACATCCAAGTTAtctctttttattaattctATCGTGTGACTATTTATATACCCTCCATAGTTGTACATCTCATCAccttttatttgttcctctATGTCCAGACTTACCTTGCGCACATCAGCTTtcagcttttctttcaaataAGCAACATAATTTTGCGACGAATCTAGGCTGTAAAATTCTACCAAACAGATCCCTAGGGATTTTCCGTGCTTGTCATCTTCCAGGATAACTACTCTTTTCACTTTCCCGATTTTCTcgcaataattttttattaccaCGTCATTTATAAAGTATAACAAATTTACTAGTAATAAAAACTCGACTTTGTTATCTTCCTCATCTGCGCCTTCGCTCAATTGGGGGGCACCGAGGAACAAGCAGGGTTCTGTAGGAAATGGTGCGTGTTCAGATTATACGTGGGAGGAATGTGAAATCAAATCGACCGCTTCAAAAGTTAATCAATAGAAGCAGAAAGCATCGAGGCCACTTTTTGTATGCCTCTTCATCTTTGCCGTGCATGCAGGGGAGGGGTGACAATACAATCGACacacgtatatatttttcatggaGTCCTCCCCTGGGGCGCACATTATATCCgctcatttttaaaaatgtgtgtagTACCCTTTTTGGTGTACACCACCTTGGCGCCGCTTAACTTTTTGTATAAACTTCTTCTTgacttttcaaaaaattgctacgatgcggaaaaaaaaaggaagcgatgaaaatgggaaattatTTATCCCCTCCACAGGTTGATTCCTgtgtgcagaaaaaatgcTCCTTCTTTGGAGGCCCCCAATTTGGGCTCGTCTTAAAATGCCCCACCTCTTTCGGTTTCACGGGTACCCTTTcgacttccttttttttttcttcgattCTTTTTTCGTATGATCCTTGTAGCTGTTCGTTCAGAGTggggaaaagtaaaatataGCAACGCGACAACACAGCGGAGCGacccaaaaataaaatgtggtTGCTCGAAATAAATTGCTTTCCTCCTGTTTTGTCATCACGTCACTGGTGCAGCCCTCACGTTGCAACACGCAGAAACATTATCCTCTGTTCGTGCGCTAACATGCATGCGCAACCCCTATGGAGCTCCTTACCAAATTGTCGGCCTCTAACCCTTCGTATAAatcctcatcatcttcatcaaccttgaaggagggaaaaggtaaaaatgcgaattcaaaatttggaaaaaacgTACACATAGCTGAATCTGTATATGTGCAAATTTACAAAGGGCAATTTTGCAagttctacttttttttttttacgcggACAAACTCCAGGGGGGGGAGTTACTTGTTCGCGTTTCCGTGTTCATACCTCCGAGTAATCCATTGGTTTGGTGGCGGTTGTTCAGGTAAATTAGGCAGACGAATAGATAGAACACAAACGTTCATACATGTACTcctgtatgtgtgtatttaTCCGTTCAGCTTCTTTGCACGATTTCACCTGGTGtctcttttccccttcatatGCACGGGTGTGTGCTCGTGCCTACATTTGTGTTATCGGCTCATCTACCGAGTTGTTTGTCCCCTAAATGCAGAGCCGGGCGCAAGAGACGTGCAACGGAGGGATTATCTCCTGACTTACCGAGGtaaatgcaaaataaaatgcgcatccaaaaaaaaggggaagggttcttttccccatgcacatataacattcaaaattggaaaaaaatatttctgctTGTTTGTGTTTACATATGAAGTGAGAAGCACTCACTGGGGAATTACAGACTGCGGACAAACGAATGAGGAGTGCGGAACAGAACGGGATTTTCAAAATCTagcaattttgaaaaacatCACATTTTCAAACTGcaattctttccttcccttacacgcatttttttacctgacatgaagggggggagggaaaaaccAGAACATTCAGACTCGAAAAATCGACTCGCCCTTTCAACTTAGCCCCTTAGAAAAAGAGTCCACACAATTAGAAATAAAAGTACGTAAACAAGCTGGTGGCACTTGTATACATTTTATTCGTATTACGAATATATGACACACGTCACGTCAGACTTTACACAAGGGGCATACAagagtgagaaaaaaaaaaaaaaataaaataaaatatgccATTCTCCCTCTTCGGATAACCAACCCTAAACGAACCAATTGGCACACTTCATTAATGGGAAATTTAACGTTCACAGAAATTCTTCCACAAGGAggttatttcatttttatatacatcgaatatcatatatatacatatatatatatatatatgggggtagctaaaaaaaaaaaaaaaaaaaaaaaaaaaaaaaaaaaaaattcttccctGCATGTCATAAACGTTAGGGCATTAACTCCTGATGAcgtattcttttctttcttttctttttcctgcgAAAGGCGTAAATTGAACACACTATCGATAACTTCCCATTTGGTTCATatccaaaaaaaggggaggaaaaaattatgtaaaaatatgccTTGATTAAATGTTACGTATAAGTTGAAAAAAGGATTATGTGTTAAAGTGGTGTTGAAAAGGCTTTTACACCGAAGCGTCGTAAAGGTTACGGCAAGAACTGAATGACGCTTACGATCAAGTCAAGCCTGGgcttaaaacaaaaataaccATGAGGTTGAGGTGAAGCAAAAGGTATACAACTcgacgggaaaaaaaaaaaaaaaaaaaaaaaaaaaaaaaaaaaaaaaaaaaacttataaagttaaaaacaaatatgcaaaaagCTCTTTTTACAATTGAAgctgtttttgttttccccgcataccagaagaaaaaaaaaaaaaaaaaaaaaaaaaaaggacgatcTGATacaattatttatttttacgcaAAAGCCATTTACCAGGTAAAGCATATTACACCCTTTTATAAGCAGCGGAGATCAGGAAAAGGAGGTAAAAACTTGTATAAcacgaaaaggggaaaatatatttacccTTTTACCTCCCCTTGTGTAGAGATTTGTTCAACAGCATATTTTacccatttttacaactcTTTTTTTCGCCGGTCTTGCGATCCTGCCGTGACTTTACGCCCCTCTCCCACCTTACATTTTACGTGCTTTCTGATTAACACGCttccaaaaagaaaatggaaagaacatGGAGGTGTAATTCATGCCTAGTGGTTAACGCGGAGGAAGCCACAGAATGTGCTTGTTGTATGGAAAGGAGGAGCAAGGATGATGGTAAAACAAACGAAAATGTTATGAAAAATGCTAACGAAAATGATTGTAATAATTTGACGgatagtgaaaaaaaaataaaaaaaaaaaatgacgacaACTCCTCCATTAATACCGACACAAATGTTGAAGCACATGCCACAAATTCAACAGAGGACACCAAACATAGTGAAAATACAAATGAAGGTAAAAGTAGCATGTTCGATGGCGATGGTTTTATGCCATCATTCAAGCAATCCCCAGATATGCAATCTTCAAACAAAAGTATTTTCATAACAGCCGCGCTAAATAGTAATGCCACTACCGCAACGAACGGTACCACAACTGCCACACATGAGGACACCAATGGACACattaaagaaaacaaaacggGAGAGAATAACACTACTagggagaaaacaaaaaagtcCATTGGAAAAggcaaacagaaaaagatgGCCGACAAACGAGAGAGAGCGCCATCTACGCGAATACAACCTATTCgaaaatgcacacaaaaaaaaataaactacaGGACATAGGCACacgtaaaaaagggaagcatatataaatagatatatatatatatgctacttttttttttttttttttcgaacgCAAATGTTTAgcaattccatttttaatgttTAAGGAGAACGATGCCCTGTAGTGATaacttgttttattttatttttttttttttccttttttctctttacttGTTTATCCAAGCAATTATTCAATCAGTTAATCAATTACTCAATCGATTAATCAATCAATTACTTAATCAATTACTTAATGAGTGGCTAATTCTTCTATGCAACCGCCCGTTCACTTACCCTAACATTTATCCGTCCATATATGTTATTCGTACCTTCatgcatttttccttttttcttttttttttgcgccccCCTTCCCTTCATGCAGAAACTAAAATACTTTTATGCcatctttttaattttgacaATTTCTAATTCCATCCTTTCaatgtgtgtttttcttttttttttttttctcattcaaGTCCACCATGTAGGTAGGTTCGCATGGATGCACCTGTGTATGCTCTCCTGTCGGGCTCAAATCATAACATGTTCTCACACGCTGAATGGAGGagttatattcatttttaacacCTCTCATTGCGCAGTAATCACGGTGCGCATAAAAGGACAAAAGTACTTGGGGGCGCCAATAGGGAGGGGAGAGTTACATTACAGCGCGGTCTGTAGATCCGACAACGTTTTGCTACAATCACGCTAGTCCTCATATGTCGATTACTCGCATTCTACTCTACATGTATTCTCCCATTTCTGTTGTGGAGGAATTTACGTGATGATGACAGCTGCGGAGTATCAcgtcttttcctttattattatcataCACATTTATgcgataaaggaaaaaaacacaagGGATGCCAAGCGATGAAAACAACTTGATTGTCTCTCCCTTAGGTGCTCACTTGGCTACTTGGAGTATGGGAAAATCCGGAAGACCTAGGTCAAGATGGCCTTCTTTTAGGATGCTAGCTGGGGAAGGAAGCTATATCCACTAGCGGTTGAGATTGACATTTACAGTTCCACTGATGCTTCCTACCTCCCTTCCACTTCTTCTCTCCCCCTTGATCCCTTACATATTAGTATTTTCATCATAATCTGCACTCTTGGATGTTGGCTTCTTATTATGGTATATCTTCCTAATTATGTCGAAGTCCACCTCCCTGGGCACTTCAATTGGCTTAAAGGTATcaatgaaaaaattcaacacGTGGTAGTTGCTCCCTGCATAAGTCACGATCGTGGGCAGAACAAATAATCCCAAGACGTAAAATATTTGGGCTCTTCTGTCTCTTATGTTCTTGCCACTAGGTTTGTGGTATCCACTGTAGAAAAAACCCATTCTTCTGCGAAAAGAAAGTAACAAAAATGAGTGGCGCTCCAAGGTATTCGGGGGTTATTTCTTTGGCGCTATAGTTCCTCCGCAGAATGCCACGTCTGTGCCGCGCCAAAGCGGAATAACAAACGTATCATTCACACGGTTGTACATTCACACGGTTGTACATTCACACGGTTGTACATTCACACGGTTGTACATTCACACGGTTATACATTCACACGGTTGTACATTCACACGGTTATACATTCACACGGTTGTACATTCACACGGTTATACATTCACGCAGTCGTACATTCGTATATTCATATGTTCACACACACATGGGCATAAATTCGTGGGCCTTTTCAGCCTATAAATCAGCCCTCCAACCCTTTTTGCAAATGCGCCGAATAGGTTGTATTCACACAACTCGAAGTGTTTACGCAAGTAAAGGCATCcatacaaatgtacatacgAAGTAACTTACTCAGGTGcgtaaaatgagaaaaggagATGTGCCTCTCTTGGTGGATCTCTAACTCTTGTTTGCCTCCCCACTTGTTCTTTTTGCTTGAAAGTACATATGGCCTTTCCttgtatgctttttttttttttttttttttattttttttttttcccaaattgTGAGTACCTCCTATTTGTAATAACCCTTTGGAAATTAACCTAAATAAACACatcaacaaaaaaatggcacagaaGCGGAATAGCAAAGGGAGATATTCGAAAGAATTGTAATGCTCAAcggaacaaaatttttgaTTTCCGCGGAAATTAGATATTCGTTACTGCGCGAcggcaagaaaaaaaaaaaaaaaaaaaatagctaaaaaaaaaaaaatatatatagctaaaaaacagaaaaaaaaaaaaaaaaaatgcaacataagggcaaacaaaaatataagcGTTCAAACGAACAGACGAACGCGACCACACAGGTGTGCTACCCACACGCAAGCGTCGcaagttgaaaaaaagaaaaacaaaatggaggacGAGACAGAGAACAACCTGGTGGGGCACGTTTTGTCAGAACTTGAAATGTCCAGGGAATATATTAGGGGGAAATTTAAAGGTACGGGAAAAGGGggcaaaaatgcaaaaggaggaagcaGCCAAACAGGGGGAGAACCCACAGAGGTTTACAAAAACTACGACAAGATATTAACCTGCATAGAAGACAAAATtgcattttataaaaatttgaatgaggtggaaaaagcaaaaaggggacacgcTGAAAATGGCGAAAGCCGCCCAACTGAGCAGCCCTACCAAAGGACCGCAAAAAGAAGGGACAACTTTTTCGAAGaatacgaaaaaaacaaatccaGTCtgcagaaaatgaagaagaaaaccaTTGCAGGGTATACCGAGGAAGGAAATGCGATAATTATAAACAATgataaattttgcaaaatgttcATTAATTATAATTTGGCTAGTGATCGGAAGAATGGGGTGACAGATTCTCGATTGAATGGAACTGTCCAGGGAGGAGACGACTTAAGCGAACTCTCCTGCTCCAGCTCGAGCGTCGTTTCTCTACACAGCTTTGTAAAAAGTGAGAAGACTAAACGGATAAGAGGCAACAGGGAAGCCTACATAAGGCACAAATATCATGATCATGCATTTGTTAACCACAAATTGTATCCCTGCAGTGACTGTTCGTCCAGTTCGTTCAGCTGGTACAGCGACGACTATGATGATCTGTTCTACTACTCCAATTTGTTGAAGGAAGACAAAGGCTTTAAAAAATGCTacgtggaggaaaaagatgGGGAGGAGGATAAGatcacgaagaagaagaaggatacTCAACAGTGTaaacaaaagaagaacaaagagAAACACATCAAAGAGTTCGAACGTGATGTCGCAAAAGAATCCCCCTTCTACAACTACATCTACTTCAAGTTGCCTGAAAAAGACAAAAGTAAAGCATaccccatttttgtaaacaccataaatggaaaaaaaaaaatgtataatttaaaaaaaatttgcagaaATACACATAAAAAGAATTACAACCATAATGAGGCAAATAAGTATGAATTAGATGAAACATTATTcagttacaaaaaatgtaagtTACTTCCATCCGTTAAGAATGAAACAAACAAGAAAGGAAATCATCCCATCGAAATGCACAGCGACGACGTCTTGAGGAGAAAGCACTTCGATTCGGATGACGTAAACTAGTAAGTgtatcataaaaaaaggaaccacATAAGAACgaggcgtaaaaaaaaatgctaccctcctatatatgtaaagatggcaagaaaaaagaaaaaaaaaaaaaatgtaaagtcTCGTATGAACAATGTTCTTGGATGGACTGTTCATCAAAGTTCATGGAAACCCAGGGGAATccaatatttttataccCTCACGTACCTCCTCATTTCTCAGTGCAATAGACAAAATTATACATCAGATGGGAAAAATCTCCAGCtccgaaaaagaagaaaaaagaaaattcaacCATTCTGACAACTTCAACAAcattcttaacaaaaataaggagttcctaaaaagggaaaagtaaCACAAAATGGAGACAGCATGTAGTTCTCTTTCTCTCTTTTCTCATTGTCTATCCATTACTATCAGTTGTACGTTCCTCATGCAATCGAGCttcatctctttttttttttttttttttttgttcacctcCTTTGCAGGAATTTTACCTTCCAAAAGTTGTGCGAAACGGAGAAGATAAGGTAAGGAAAAGTTGCAAGCGGAAGGACGACAGAACGGAAAAGCGCCTACCACTTCTATCCCTCAACTGTATAACCGCTCAATCGTGAaccctccattttttgcgcAGGCTAAAAGTAAAAATCATCGGAACTGATGGGAGAgtaattaaaaacaaaagtttGGACAATGTTCTAATAAACAAGGTACCCAAAAGACGGCACACGCTAACACGCACATGTATCAATGTCTTCCTATGCGCAGTGTATATGTAAGATTTATTTTCCTATCCTTCTTTTCACGCCTGCTTTCCCTCCACGCAGAACAAAACCTTCGGCGATTTGGCCACCCACCTGGGCCATTCATTCAAGCTACCCAAggataaaatagaaaacatTAAAATGTATTTTGACGGGGATTTATGTGATAAGGACCTTACATTTGGTAATTTTGACAAAAGGGAATCTACGTTTTCGCGCAGAGGTGAAAACGCAGTTGCCTCTTATCTCACACCTGTTTGTATGCCCGCCTCTAAATccgttttttccctcccatAACAGACAATGAAGAACTGGGACTGGAAGATGGCTTCCAAATAGACGTGAAGTTCCCCCTGTCCGAGGTAATCAAATTGttccttttgcattttcataTCGGTGGACTTCAGccataaaattatttcaatATCTACGTAAtgatgtcctttttttttttttttttttcattcccaaCAGGATAACGTTAATAAGCAAGATGAAGCAGATTTCAGTGATGACAACTACGTGCTCTACCTACCTGACTCGTACGTCATTGATTAGTTAGCGAAAGGGGGAACAGAACAACCgttcttttttgttcaaaaaatagactatttcttttctttttttctcttttttttttttcttttttttttttttttcttgtcttgGTTGTTTCCTTCTCTCACTTGGCATGCGCAAGTGAGTAATTCTTTAAAAAGCCGAATGAGCAACGAACGGATTCGCTCAACGGATGATCATGGCTCAAGTCAATTTCCTTTTGAatgaaatgttttttctttttaattttatcaaacGATGTGGTACATGTGGTACACCAAATGTACGCAAGTGTGTGTTTGTGGTGGGACATACAAATTACCAAAACATattaacttcctttttttttttttacaaaatgacgaatgcacattttaaaaaaatggcactttGGGATGGTGCCAgcaaggaaataaaaaaaaaaaatgcacactgCGAACAATAATATGCGTAAAGTTCGCAGAACAAATAGCAACCCGGAAGGTACAGTAAACCGACGgttgaaacaaaaaaaaaaaggagcatacATCGTGTGAGGTGTGCATATGACAGTAACTGCAACGTGGCCACTATGCATATCTGCGCAATGCTCGgtaaatacaaaaaaaaaaaaagaaaaaaaaatacacttaTCGATGTGTACGCAACGATAGTTAAAAATCCATCGGGATGTTCTGCCACGCCTGGAAAGATTTTTCATTAAACGTGCATTTCTTGGTATACTTAGCAACTTTCAAAATGCCAATGTACGCATATTTGCAATTAGCAATATTACTAACATTTTCTGGAAATAAGATATAATCATCGGGGGTCACTTCATTATACTTCACTTTGTATTTCTGCTTGTTTATTTCGACAATTGTGTATAAtgtcgttttttcttttaacataTCGACCACATGCTGCATAACGACTTTTGGATCCAAGTCGACATCCTCCAAAACgagttttataatttttttattattgtcaatatttttaattgtcTTTAAGTTCTCCAATTTTTCTCTATAAGTCAGATTAAATCCTCTCAGAGAAaccatattttctttttcttcatcatggTCCCCACATTGCGTCATATCTTTTGCTccatcatttgttttttctgccTTCTCCAAAAAGCCTGTCTTCATTTTGAGGGGTATTTGCAGattgaattttttcgtaTGAAGGTAAAATGGGGTCTTCACCCGATGTCTCTTTCGCTGTTAATTTGCATGCCAAGGAAAGGCAAATATTCTTTTTGGCTTACTTTTGTATGTATCAAATTGGGGAtggggggggataaaaaaatgacactTTCGTGAACCCCCTTTGGGTGTTGTAACAATGTTTAGGGAGAAGTTGGCCagtctttttcatttaaaatggtatTCTCATCCTAAATGAagtttcatttccttcccttttttttttttttttttttttttttccattcataagaaactacataaaaaattggatTATCAAGGACTCCTCTTTTTCACCACAAgcgtataatatatatggcTTAATGTAAACATCGCCTACAcgaccgaaaaaaaaagaaggcataaggagaaatacaaaaaaagaagcttaAATCTGCATGTTCTCGTTGCCTCCAATTAAAGGTGATCACATGCTTCAATTACGTTGTAGCTTTatgaatatattattttattttt contains the following coding sequences:
- a CDS encoding zinc finger protein, putative, which produces MERTWRCNSCLVVNAEEATECACCMERRSKDDGKTNENVMKNANENDCNNLTDSEKKIKKKNDDNSSINTDTNVEAHATNSTEDTKHSENTNEGKSSMFDGDGFMPSFKQSPDMQSSNKSIFITAALNSNATTATNGTTTATHEDTNGHIKENKTGENNTTREKTKKSIGKGKQKKMADKRERAPSTRIQPIRKCTQKKINYRT